Proteins from one Oenanthe melanoleuca isolate GR-GAL-2019-014 chromosome 1, OMel1.0, whole genome shotgun sequence genomic window:
- the MFSD9 gene encoding major facilitator superfamily domain-containing protein 9, translating into MAEGEEEEGGGGRGAAPGPAAPARFVRSLYAVGFLDLFGVSMVVPLMNLHIKSLGASHTVAGIIGSLYGVMQLFSSTFVGCWSDIVGRRYSLLACILLSALGYFLLGNSTTVFLFALSRVPVGIFKHTLSISKALLSDLVLERDRPLVMGRFNAASSVGFILGPVVGGYLAEFEGGFYQTSFICASIFLLNGGLVWMLPWNEENTGSRDHYQDKGTNNCSAKSNHDLHLKSASSRSVTNSNLFQSPWTQVATVLKKIKGIACSNLWDVFLVRFLMSVAILLYYSNFTLALEERFEVKPLFAGYLMSYSSALGVLAGCLLGPITRLYGHNTYRLLLHSSTFTCTLILLYASAPSIWMVILSSTFLAFSTTIGRTCILDLELTVGGSEASGTLLGVGQSVTSVGRIIAPLLSGIAQEFSPCGPPSLAVGLALLAIVIMNANKQKYHSHGSGKLKNQ; encoded by the exons ATGGCCGagggcgaggaggaggagggcggcggaggccgcggggccgcgccgggcccggccgcgcccgcccgcTTCGTGCGGAGCCTCTACGCCGTGGGATTCCTG GACTTATTTGGGGTGAGCATGGTTGTTCCTTTAATGAATCTTCATATCAAATCTCTAGGAGCAAGTCATACAGTTGCTGGAATCATAG gaTCTCTCTATGGTGTAATGCAGCTATTTTCCAGCACATTTGTG GGCTGCTGGAGTGACATAGTAGGAAGACGGTATTCCCTGCTTGCTTGTATTCTTCTCAGTGCACTGGGTTACTTCCTTCTTGGAAATTCCACCACAGTGTTCCTGTTTGCTCTTTCTAGAGTCCCTGTAG GCATTTTCAAACACACACTTTCCATCTCTAAAGCCCTGCTGTCTGACCTGGTTTTGGAGAGGGATCGCCCTTTAGTAATGGGGCGCTTCAATGCAGCCTCCAGCGTGGGCTTCATTCTGGGGCCTGTTGTTGGTGGCTACCTTGCAGAGTTTGAAGGTGGCTTTTACCAAACATCCTTCATCTGTGCCTCTATCTTCCTTCTGAATGGTG GTCTTGTCTGGATGTTACCCTGGAATGAAGAAAACACTGGCAGCAGGGACCATTACCAAGACAAAGGAACAAACAATTGCTCGGCAAAATCAAATCATGACCTTCACTTGAAATCAGCAAGTAGTAGATCTGTGACAAACAGTAATTTATTCCAGTCTCCATGGACCCAAGTTGCAACAGTGCTGAAGAAGATTAAAGGAATTGCGTGCTCTAATTTGTGGGATGTATTCTTAGTGCGGTTCCTGATGTCTGTTGCTATACTGCTGTACTACAGTAATTTTACTCTGGCCTTGGAGGAGAGATTTGAGGTGAAACCCTTGTTTGCTGGATACCTCATGAGCTATAGCAGTGCACTGGGAGTCCTGGCTGGTTGTCTGCTCGGACCAATAACGAGACTCTATGGGCACAACACTTACAGACTTCTGTTGCACTCCAGCACTTTTACCTGCACGCTGATTCTCCTGTATGCCTCAGCACCCAGCATATGGATGGTCATTTTGTCCTCCACGTTCTTGGCCTTCTCCACTACCATAGGCCGTACGTGTATCCTTGATCTGGAGCTGACTGTTGGTGGGAGCGAGGCCAGCGGCACGCTCCTAGGAGTTGGACAGTCGGTGACATCAGTGGGACGTATTATTGCCCCTCTCCTCTCTGGAATTGCTCAGGAGTTCAGTCCTTGCGGCCCTCCAAGTCTAGCTGTGGGACTAGCACTGCTTGCTATTGTGATAATgaatgcaaacaaacaaaaataccacaGTCATGGAAGTGGGAAGTTAAAAAATCAGTAG